The bacterium genome has a window encoding:
- a CDS encoding APC family permease yields the protein MTSPHLKRELGLFDLTLLLVVAVVNVNILPRIAGEGWRSMTLWLLAFVLFLIPCGIAVAQFGKRFPGEGGIYIWTREMFGDFHAFISGWCYWTNNLFYFPSVLFILVGVLVYAGGTDSASLAEGSNFIAIASLSFLWLITFLHIRGLGVGKWLNNIGAFGTWITFVILLIAGFLMLRRNGVAATPFELRALVPSFTDYGGFSALSIVMYSLVGLELGSVMGDEIKNPEAMVGRAAFWGGTISILLYMIGTAALLIAMPSSEVGAIQGMMQAVTTVASALGASGIIPFVAILISTAVLGICSAWMSGAARIPFVMGLSVYLPPALGKTHPRWNTPYIALLVQAVISSCLILLSLYGTNVREAYEKLLSSSVVIQLIPFLYLFAGLWKLETNRVWAALGFVATALGAILVFVPSSGVENPTRFLLEVSVSLVVMIGLAVLLYFWGSRKAK from the coding sequence ATGACATCACCTCATCTAAAGCGGGAGCTTGGACTCTTTGATCTCACGCTTCTTCTTGTTGTTGCGGTTGTAAACGTCAACATACTTCCTCGAATTGCGGGCGAAGGCTGGCGTTCCATGACTTTATGGCTGCTGGCCTTTGTCCTTTTCCTCATACCGTGTGGCATCGCCGTCGCGCAGTTCGGGAAGCGTTTTCCGGGAGAAGGTGGAATCTACATCTGGACGCGTGAAATGTTCGGAGATTTTCATGCGTTTATCTCCGGATGGTGCTACTGGACCAACAATCTTTTTTATTTCCCTTCGGTGCTTTTCATTTTGGTGGGAGTTCTTGTTTATGCAGGAGGCACTGACTCGGCCAGCCTTGCTGAAGGAAGTAATTTTATTGCAATCGCTTCGCTTTCCTTTCTGTGGCTTATCACGTTTTTACACATTCGTGGATTAGGAGTAGGGAAGTGGCTGAACAACATCGGCGCATTCGGGACGTGGATCACATTTGTGATACTGCTGATTGCGGGTTTCTTGATGCTTCGCAGAAACGGCGTTGCTGCAACGCCATTTGAACTTCGCGCGCTCGTCCCTTCCTTTACGGATTACGGAGGTTTTTCCGCTCTAAGCATTGTGATGTATTCGCTTGTCGGATTGGAGCTTGGCTCCGTGATGGGAGACGAAATCAAAAATCCGGAGGCAATGGTTGGCCGCGCTGCTTTCTGGGGAGGAACAATCAGCATTCTTCTGTATATGATCGGAACTGCAGCGCTCTTAATCGCAATGCCTTCGTCAGAAGTGGGAGCAATTCAGGGAATGATGCAGGCAGTAACTACGGTGGCTTCCGCGCTCGGAGCGAGTGGAATCATTCCTTTCGTTGCAATACTGATCTCAACGGCTGTACTCGGCATCTGCTCGGCTTGGATGTCCGGTGCTGCCAGAATTCCGTTCGTAATGGGGTTAAGCGTTTATTTGCCGCCGGCATTAGGGAAAACACATCCGCGCTGGAACACTCCGTATATAGCGTTACTCGTCCAGGCAGTGATTTCGAGTTGCCTCATCCTGCTTTCACTCTATGGTACGAATGTGCGAGAGGCTTATGAGAAACTGTTGAGCAGCTCGGTTGTAATTCAACTCATTCCATTTCTCTATCTGTTCGCCGGTCTCTGGAAGCTGGAAACGAATCGAGTCTGGGCCGCGCTGGGATTCGTCGCTACCGCCCTTGGAGCGATTCTGGTATTCGTTCCGTCATCAGGAGTCGAGAATCCCACACGATTTTTGCTGGAAGTTTCCGTAAGTCTTGTCGTCATGATCGGTCTGGCTGTGTTGTTGTATTTCTGGGGTAGTCGAAAAGCGAAATAG